Proteins encoded within one genomic window of Brienomyrus brachyistius isolate T26 chromosome 22, BBRACH_0.4, whole genome shotgun sequence:
- the spns1 gene encoding protein spinster homolog 1, with amino-acid sequence MSLAEPSSPSAPFFSEDNEAEGSGEPGPVLAGEEPASGVTNRRAYFMVAVLCYVNLLNYMDRFTVAGVLPDIKNFFGIDDGKSGLLQTVFICSYMFLAPIFGYLGDRYNRKYIMCGGISFWALVTLASSYTPKGYFWALLLTRGLVGVGEASYSTIAPTIIADLFVNEKRTKMLSIFYFAIPVGSGLGYIVASGVDSVAQDWHWALRVTPALGFLAVLLLLLVVKEPRRGAVEARPEHGLHRTSWVADIQALSKNPSFILSTLGFTAVAFVTGSLALWAPSFLFRAAVFTGEKQPCFSGTCDNSDSLYFGIITCVTGVLGVASGVAISTWLRTRTPRADPLVCAAGLLLAAPFLYLAIVFAQASTIATYVFIFFGNTFLSMNWAIVADILLYVVVPTRRSTAEAFQIVISHMLGDAGSPSLIGVVSDHLRQADSYLWQFRSLQLSLLLCAFVGVAGGAFFLATALFIERDRKLAQSYTHSGDEPIVVPKRGRSTKVPVSSVLI; translated from the exons ATGTCGCTTGCTGAGCCCAGCTCACCCTCAGCGCCTTTCTTCTCGGAGGACAATGAGGCCGAGGGGTCTGGAGAGCCGGGGCCGGTGCTGGCGGGGGAGGAGCCAGCCAGCGGAGTGACCAATCGCCGGGCATATTTCATGGTGGCTGTGCTGTGCTATGTCAACCTGCTGAACTACATGGACAGGTTCACCGTGGCTG GTGTTCTGCCAGACATAAAAAATTTCTTTGGGATTGACGATGGAAAGTCAGGATTGTTGCAAACAG TTTTCATCTGCAGCTACATGTTCCTGGCTCCCATTTTTGGTTACCTGGGCGACCGCTACAACAGGAAATATATCATGTGTGGGGGAATCAGCTTCTGGGCGCTGGTGACCCTGGCCAGCTCCTACACCCCCAAAGGC TACTTCTGGGCCCTGCTGCTGACCCGTGGGCTGGTGGGAGTCGGTGAGGCCAGCTACTCCACCATAGCCCCCACCATCATAGCAGATCTGTTCGTCAATGAGAAGAGGACCAAGATGCTGTCGATCTTCTACTTCGCCATCCCGGTGGGCAG TGGTCTTGGCTACATCGTGGCCTCCGGAGTGGACAGTGTGGCACAGGACTGGCATTGGGCTCTGCGG GTGACGCCGGCTCTGGGCTTCCTGGCagttctgctgctgctgttagTAGTGAAGGAGCCGAGGAGGGGTGCTGTCGAGGCCCGACCGGAGCACGGTCTGCACAGGACCAGCTGGGTAGCGGACATCCAGGCCCTCAGCAAGAA CCCCAGCTTCATCCTGTCCACTCTGGGCTTCACCGCCGTCGCGTTTGTCACCGGCTCTCTGGCCCTGTGGGCCCCGAGcttcctgttcagggccgccGTCTTCACTGGCGAAAAGCAGCCCTGCTTCTCCGGGACCTGCGACAATTCCGACAG CCTGTACTTTGGGATCATCACCTGTGTAACGGGTGTACTGGGTGTGGCCAGTGGTGTAGCCATCAGTACCTGGCTGAGGACGCGGACGCCCCGCGCCGACCCGCTGGTCTGTGCTGCCGGACTGCTGCTGGCAGCTCCCTTCCTTTACCTGGCCATTGTCTTCGCCCAGGCCAGCACCATCGCCACCTAT GTGTTCATATTCTTCGGGAATACCTTCCTGTCCATGAACTGGGCCATCGTGGCCGATATCCTGTTG TACGTGGTCGTCCCCACGCGGCGCTCCACTGCCGAAGCCTTCCAGATCGTCATCTCCCACATGCTGGGGGACGCTGGAAGCCCATCCCTGATCGGAGTG GTCTCCGACCACCTGAGGCAGGCCGACTCGTACCTGTGGCAGTTCCGCTCCCTCCAGCTCTCCCTGCTCCTCTGCGCCTTTGTGGGGGTGGCGGGCGGGGCCTTCTTCCTGGCTACTGCCCTGTTCATCGAGAGAGATCGCAAGCTCGCCCAGAGCTACACGCACTCGG GTGATGAACCAATTGTCGTGCCCAAGAGAGGAAGGTCCACAAAAGTCCCAGTATCGAGTGTGCTGATTTGA
- the LOC125718248 gene encoding zinc finger protein 79-like isoform X2: MTKLQLLNDYLTERLMAAVREILEVVGSTVLEYEEESARAQREIELLRRRLRDAGAEAPVWPEASHPIENLEPEAVSPTEPELEGQDWSFQREISPSEEKLCVGQRQQEASMQCLPFTPPGLKSDHEQDSELPELFKVQIESPTEEPHAADMEHDLVKKEADGPSFSESQQRAESEWASDSQAQMRDPPSVNLRQLPGKRTHSCPQCGKTFCHMSRLKIHLRIHTGEKPYSCALCGKRFNNDGTLKNHQRVHTQVRLYSCTQCNMRFKDAYTCKKHQKVHTGLQSYCCPLCGLQLNDAASLQNHQRIHMEERPYCCTFCGKQFMALGKLNKHLKSHSRETTYS; the protein is encoded by the exons ATGACTAAGCTACAACTTTTGAATGATTATTTGACCGAGCGCCTAATGGCTGCCGTACGGGAGATACTGGAGGTGGTGGGGAGCACCGTGCTGGAATATGAGGAGGAAAGCGCCCGGGCGCAGCGGGAAATCGAGCTGTTGCGGCGGAGGCTGCGGGACGCCGGAGCGGAAGCACCAGTTTGGCCCG AAGCTTCACATCCAATAGAGAACCTCGAGCCCGAAGCAGTGTCCCCCACTGAGCCGGAGCTGGAAGGGCAGGACTGGAGCTTCCAGAGGGAGATTTCTCCCAGTGAGGAAAAGCTCTGCGTCGGGCAGCGGCAGCAGGAGGCCAGCATGCAGTGTCTGCCGTTTACGCCACCTGGCTTGAAGAGTGACCACGAGCAGGACTCAGAGCTGCCGGAACTTTTCAAAGTCCAGATCGAGAGTCCCACAGAGGAGCCGCACGCGGCCGATATGGAGCATGACCTTGTTAAAAAAGAAGCTGATGGCCCCAGCTTCAGTGAGTCACAGCAGCGAGCTGAGTCAGAGTGGGCCAGTGACTCGCAGGCGCAAATGCGGGATCCGCCATCGGTGAACCTGAGGCAGCTGCCAGGGAAGCGGACTCATTCCTGCCCACAGTGCGGGAAGACCTTCTGCCACATGTCCCGGCTGAAGATACATCTGCGAATTCACACGGGAGAGAAACCGTACAGCTGCGCCCTGTGTGGAAAACGCTTCAACAACGACGGCACTCTCAAGAACCACCAGAGGGTTCACACGCAAGTGCGACTCTACAGCTGCACGCAGTGCAACATGAGGTTTAAGGACGCCTACACCTGCAAGAAGCATCAGAAGGTCCACACGGGACTGCAGTCGTACTGCTGCCCCCTCTGTGGGCTGCAACTTAATGATGCAGCAAGTCTACAAAACCATCAAAGAATCCACATGGAAGAAAGGCCGTACTGCTGCACCTTCTGTGGGAAGCAGTTCATGGCTTTAGGCAAACTGAATAAGCACCTGAAAAGTCACAGCAGGGAGACGACATACAGctga
- the LOC125718498 gene encoding trafficking regulator of GLUT4 1 isoform X2 → MALNTQNAQPNTDSAEIKEPQPHSDPGANLQKEEESVLSVISCQPTGGEKQVPRSASSQGPRGPDAAHKEEFWHTDQMLTVSERTENSNGVCPLPADSPPLSSRSSPPTRKHSKSYPSSQSLVPNGRARLGSHSSLKSHMTASPRPSLSRHPSTATVGLNDGTKPQDYLLLAIVSCFCPMWPLNIVALVFSVMSRISLQQGNVDGARRLARVGKLLSLVSLVGGLIIIITFVVINWGIILKS, encoded by the exons ATGGcgttaaatacacagaacgcTCAGCCGAATACTGATTCCGCCGAAATCAAAGAGCCGCAGCCACATTCAGATCCAGGAGCCAACCTGCAGAAAGAGGAGGAGTCCGTCCTGTCTGTCATCAGCTGTCAGCCAACCGGCGGGGAGAAGCAAGTCCCTCGCTCCGCCTCCAGTCAGGGGCCCCGGGGTCCTGATGCTGCCCACAAGGAGGAGTTTTGGCACACTGACCAAATGCTTACAGTGTCGGAGCGGACGGAGAACA GTAATGGGGTGTGCCCCCTCCCTGCAGACTCCCCTCCTCTTTCGTCCCGATCCTCACCCCCGACTCGCAAGCACTCCAAGTCCTACCCATCATCCCAATCGCTTGTGCCGAACGGCAGAGCTCGGCTGGGTAGCCACTCCAGTTTGAAGAGTCACATGACGGCCTCCCCGCGGCCCTCTCTCTCCCGCCACCCCAGCACCGCTACCGTCGGCCTCAATGATGGCACCAAGCCACAAGACTACCTGCTGCTCGCCATTGTGTCCTGCTTCTGTCCCATGTGGCCTCTCAACATCGTAGCCCTGGTCTTCTCAGTCATG TCTCGCATCAGCCTGCAGCAGGGAAATGTCGACGGTGCCCGCCGTCTGGCCCGGGTGGGTAAGCTTCTCTCTCTGGTGTCCCTGGTGGGCggcctcatcatcatcatcacctttGTTGTCATCAACTGGGGCA TCATCCTCAAGTCCTGA
- the LOC125718498 gene encoding trafficking regulator of GLUT4 1 isoform X1 encodes MALNTQNAQPNTDSAEIKEPQPHSDPGANLQKEEESVLSVISCQPTGGEKQVPRSASSQGPRGPDAAHKEEFWHTDQMLTVSERTENSKHGNGVCPLPADSPPLSSRSSPPTRKHSKSYPSSQSLVPNGRARLGSHSSLKSHMTASPRPSLSRHPSTATVGLNDGTKPQDYLLLAIVSCFCPMWPLNIVALVFSVMSRISLQQGNVDGARRLARVGKLLSLVSLVGGLIIIITFVVINWGIILKS; translated from the exons ATGGcgttaaatacacagaacgcTCAGCCGAATACTGATTCCGCCGAAATCAAAGAGCCGCAGCCACATTCAGATCCAGGAGCCAACCTGCAGAAAGAGGAGGAGTCCGTCCTGTCTGTCATCAGCTGTCAGCCAACCGGCGGGGAGAAGCAAGTCCCTCGCTCCGCCTCCAGTCAGGGGCCCCGGGGTCCTGATGCTGCCCACAAGGAGGAGTTTTGGCACACTGACCAAATGCTTACAGTGTCGGAGCGGACGGAGAACAGTAAACACG GTAATGGGGTGTGCCCCCTCCCTGCAGACTCCCCTCCTCTTTCGTCCCGATCCTCACCCCCGACTCGCAAGCACTCCAAGTCCTACCCATCATCCCAATCGCTTGTGCCGAACGGCAGAGCTCGGCTGGGTAGCCACTCCAGTTTGAAGAGTCACATGACGGCCTCCCCGCGGCCCTCTCTCTCCCGCCACCCCAGCACCGCTACCGTCGGCCTCAATGATGGCACCAAGCCACAAGACTACCTGCTGCTCGCCATTGTGTCCTGCTTCTGTCCCATGTGGCCTCTCAACATCGTAGCCCTGGTCTTCTCAGTCATG TCTCGCATCAGCCTGCAGCAGGGAAATGTCGACGGTGCCCGCCGTCTGGCCCGGGTGGGTAAGCTTCTCTCTCTGGTGTCCCTGGTGGGCggcctcatcatcatcatcacctttGTTGTCATCAACTGGGGCA TCATCCTCAAGTCCTGA
- the LOC125718248 gene encoding zinc finger protein 250-like isoform X1, which produces MTKLQLLRQYLTERLMEAVREILEVVGDTVSEYQEETARAQRENESLRRRLREVVLVAEAPWAGDVQSVAVPISGGRSPADQELGGQEWSPHLGQDVEAAPTEDPCRSEKMGEELGGQQPACVVEADPEGSTQGLKKLALEIALSVVSPLDACAEPNAAQTVKNTVAEALTVGPAEQETPSLRPDQVKTEPGEVDLKSEQPADLGHSPKVQDTLGEASVGILSDVPVTGDVDECNSQEVECRSNEPLNENYFVSYVGEKQHCCFYCGKFFSQICNLKTHLQIHSGERPYSCNWCGKSFTQSADLRRHQRIHTGEKPHRCTWCEKSFTQIGNLKRHLRIHTGERPYRCTLCGKTFNDGDTLKKHKRIHTGERPFYCTHCSKTFTVASSLHNHFKNHLMENNQHMSMNTSDISLVQHIKPTSAQHTLATPSPT; this is translated from the exons ATGACTAAGTTGCAGCTCTTAAGACAATATTTAACGGAGCGCCTGATGGAGGCCGTACGGGAAATCCTCGAAGTGGTTGGAGACACGGTGTCagagtaccaggaggaaacgGCCAGGGCGCAGCGGGAGAACGAGAGCCTTAGGCGGAGACTCAGGGAGGTGGTGCTGGTGGCCGAAGCGCCCTGGGCGG GAGATGTGCAGTCTGTTGCTGTCCCCATTTCTGGGGGGAGGTCCCCAGCAGATCAGGAGCTGGGTGGGCAAGAATGGAGCCCGCATCTCGGACAGGATGTAGAGGCTGCTCCCACTGAAGATCCCTGCAGATCTGAAAAgatgggggaggagcttggtgGGCAGCAGCCGGCCTGTGTGGTGGAGGCGGACCCTGAGGGTTCAACACAAGGACTGAAAAAGCTGGCACTTGAGATTGCTCTGTCAGTGGTCTCGCCTCTGGACGCCTGTGCTGAGCCAAATGCCGCACAGACAGTAAAGAATACGGTCGCTGAGGCGCTGACCGTTGGACCCGCAGAGCAGGAAACACCCAGCTTGCGACCCGATCAAGTCAAAACTGAGCCTGGTGAAGTGGACCTTAAGTCTGAGCAGCCTGCAGATCTAGGCCACAGTCCGAAAGTGCAAGATACCCTGGGTGAAGCAAGCGTGGGGATCCTTTCAGATGTCCCAGTTACTGGGGATGTAGATGAGTGTAATTCCCAAGAAGTCGAGTGCAGGTCAAACGAGCCCCTGAATGAGAATTATTTTGTTAGTTAtgtgggagaaaaacagcactGCTGTTTCTACTGCGGAAAGTTCTTTAGCCAGATCTGCAATCTTAAAACACACCTGCAGATACACAGTGGCGAAAGGCCCTACAGTTGCAACTGGTGTGGTAAGTCATTTACTCAGTCTGCAGATCTACGGCGGCACCAGCGGATCCACACAGGGGAAAAACCGCATCGATGCACGTGGTGCGAGAAAAGTTTCACTCAAATCGGAAACCTCAAAAGGCACTTGCGCATTCACACCGGGGAGAGACCTTACCGCTGCACCTTGTGTGGGAAGACTTTCAATGATGGAGATACGCTGAAGAAACACAAACGAATCCACACCGGGGAGAGACCTTTCTACTGCACGCACTGCTCGAAGACATTCACAGTAGCGAGCAGCCTTCACAATCATTTCAAAAACCACttgatggaaaataaccagCACAT GTCCATGAACACGAGTGATATCTCCTTGGTACAGCACATAAAG CCTACTTCAGCCCAGCACACTTTGGCCACACCCAGCCCTACATAG